The DNA region ATAATCAGGCGGACAGCCTCCTGGATCATCTGGTGAAAAATTTCGGATATGACATCCTGGCTGATGATGCCCTGTACAAGAGAGCCAGGCTGCAGGAAGAACATTTCGGTAATAAGGCGCTGGCGATGGAACTTTATCAGCAAATACTGCTGAATTACCCGGGCAGCCTCTTCACAGTGGAAGCAAGAAGAAAATACCGTGAGCTACGCGGTGATGATATTTAATCCGGAAAACACCATGATCCGGCCCAAAAAATCCCTTGGTCAGCATTTCCTTCACGATGAGAACATCGCCCGTAAGATCATTGCGGCTATTCCCGAAGAACCGCATCATATTGTTGAGGTTGGGCCGGGGACAGGGATGCTTACGAAGTATATCCTGAGAAACCGCCATTGGGATTCCTGGTTCATAGAAACCGACGCAGAAGCGGTTGAGTACCTGCGCAATATGTTCCCCGATTTCTCGGGCAAGATCATATACGATGATTTTCTGAAAACCAACCTTAATCAGTATGTTCAGGTGCCGTTTCAGATTGTCGGCAACTTCCCATACAACATATCCAGTCAGATATTTTTCAGGATACTGGATTACAAAGACAGGGTAAGGTCGGTGATATGCATGCTTCAGAAGGAGGTGGCACAACGGATTGCAGCACCGCATGGGAACAAAACCTATGGTATACTCAGTGTGTTGCTGCAGACATACTACACAACGGAATATCTATTCACGGTGCCGGAGCAGGTATTCACGCCGCCACCCAAGGTCAAATCGGGAGTGATGCGCCTGACACGTATTGAAAGACCTGTATTGCCTGTGAATGAAGCAGGATAT from Bacteroidota bacterium includes:
- the rsmA gene encoding 16S rRNA (adenine(1518)-N(6)/adenine(1519)-N(6))-dimethyltransferase RsmA — its product is MIFNPENTMIRPKKSLGQHFLHDENIARKIIAAIPEEPHHIVEVGPGTGMLTKYILRNRHWDSWFIETDAEAVEYLRNMFPDFSGKIIYDDFLKTNLNQYVQVPFQIVGNFPYNISSQIFFRILDYKDRVRSVICMLQKEVAQRIAAPHGNKTYGILSVLLQTYYTTEYLFTVPEQVFTPPPKVKSGVMRLTRIERPVLPVNEAGYLTFVKTAFNQRRKTLRNALKPLGKDLSVIPPHILDKRAEQLEVEEFIRYSNEIFNTQ